The Candidatus Curtissbacteria bacterium sequence AGAAGTATGAAGTGGTAAATAATGGAAAGAGGCTTCAATTCCATACGACCTAAGAGATTTTATAACTCGAGCCCTTGCTAGCCTTGGAACGCGAATTGCGAAAATATGCCAATCACACTCAAGATTCTCATCCCTGAACGGAAGAATCAGTTTAGACGATAATGGTTCCAACTTTTTTAAAAAGTACTCTGCATTCTTTCTTCTCATTTCAGTAATTGTGTCTAATTTTTTGATTTGTTCAAGCGCAATCGCGCTCAGGATATCGGAAAGAACAAGACTTCTGCCAACACTTACCCAGGAATATTTTTTCTTCTCCCCCCTCATAAACGAAGATCTATCCGTCCCTTTTTCTCTTATAATTTCCGCCATTCTGTGAAGCTTCAAATCGCCCGTTACAAAAATACCCCCTTCGCCGCTCGCCGCGTTTTTTGTTCCATGAAAAGAATAACAACCCACTTTACCTATCGTTCCTAAAAATTTACCATTATATTTTGATCCGAGCGCATGAGCAGCATCTTCCACAACATACAAATTATGTTTTTTTGCGATTTGGTTAATTTTGTCCATGTCGCACGCGAGCCCCGCGTAGTGGACTACCATAATTGCTTTAGTCTTTTTTGTAATAAGTTTTTCAATTTCTAGTGGGTTAATATTGTAAGTATTTATATCGATGTCACAAAAAACCGGTTTTGCTCCCGCAAGCAAAACAGCGTTAGCACAAGAAGAAAATGTAAAACTTGGCAAAATGACTTCATCTCCACTCTTCAGTAAGCAAGCACACGCAAGCTCTAGCGCTGCTGTTCCAGAGTTTGTGGGGAGGACAAACTTTATACCAAATTTATCAGAAATAGTTTTAGCCAGAACCTCGCCAAAAGAAAGGTCGCCAACGCCGGTGCCACTTCTCATCGCGGAAATTGCGGCTCTTTCTTCCTCTCTTCCCCAAAATGGCTTGTGAAGGGGAATGGTATAAGGAGTTGGCGTTAAATTCATCTCAAATCTTGGGAGAATTTTTGCCTGAATTGAACAAGTTTTCTCATATACTCGATTGAATCGGGAATTAATCTCACCGTCGATTTCTTGTCTGGTCTTTTTATAAACAGGACCGGAATCTCCGTTATTTTCAGATTTGCAACCAGTGCCCTTGCGCAAATTTCGGTATCAAAAAACCAACCATGGTCGCGAGTTTTTGAAAGAACGGGCAAAATTTTCTTCCTATTAAAAAATTTGTATCCCGCCTCTGTATCCTTAAACGGAAGGCTGATTATTTTAGAAACTAGTGCGCAGTATGATTTCGACGCCACAACTCTCATTACACTTCCAGAGCTTATTTCGTAATAGCGAGTGGCAATCGCCATATCACTCCCATTTTCAATTTCTTCAATAAACAGAGGAATATAACTTGGGGAAATTTCACAGTCAACGTCAATAAAGCCACATATAGTCCCATCTGCAGCCTTTATTCCATCGCTAACAGACTTACCTCTGCCTTGATTTTTCTTGTGATATATCGCTTTAAAGTTTTTATCAGACGCGACAAATTTTTCAATAGACCTTTTTGTTTCG is a genomic window containing:
- the rffA gene encoding dTDP-4-amino-4,6-dideoxygalactose transaminase; this encodes MNLTPTPYTIPLHKPFWGREEERAAISAMRSGTGVGDLSFGEVLAKTISDKFGIKFVLPTNSGTAALELACACLLKSGDEVILPSFTFSSCANAVLLAGAKPVFCDIDINTYNINPLEIEKLITKKTKAIMVVHYAGLACDMDKINQIAKKHNLYVVEDAAHALGSKYNGKFLGTIGKVGCYSFHGTKNAASGEGGIFVTGDLKLHRMAEIIREKGTDRSSFMRGEKKKYSWVSVGRSLVLSDILSAIALEQIKKLDTITEMRRKNAEYFLKKLEPLSSKLILPFRDENLECDWHIFAIRVPRLARARVIKSLRSYGIEASFHYLPLHTSVMGRKMGYKAGDLPVTEEIAATLIRLPMYPKLKKSEMDYIAAVLEKVV
- a CDS encoding glycosyltransferase family 2 protein is translated as MVKVDFSLILACYNEGPTFEESVQSIFLVLKLLKINWEIIFVEDKSVDETKRSIEKFVASDKNFKAIYHKKNQGRGKSVSDGIKAADGTICGFIDVDCEISPSYIPLFIEEIENGSDMAIATRYYEISSGSVMRVVASKSYCALVSKIISLPFKDTEAGYKFFNRKKILPVLSKTRDHGWFFDTEICARALVANLKITEIPVLFIKRPDKKSTVRLIPDSIEYMRKLVQFRQKFSQDLR